A single region of the Vibrio cyclitrophicus genome encodes:
- a CDS encoding NupC/NupG family nucleoside CNT transporter: MSLFMSLVGMVALIAIAVLLSDNRKAINLRTVGGAFAIQFALGAFVLYIPWGRDLLAGFSAGVANVIDYGKDGTGFLFGSLVNFSVDGIGFIFAFQVLPTLIFFSALISVLYYIGVMQIVIKVLGGGLQKALGTSRAESMSAAANIFVGQTEAPLVVRPFVPKMTNSELFAVMCGGLASVAGGVLAGYASMGVPLEYLVAASFMAAPGGLLFAKIIKPETDTPDDNIADEMDGGDDKPANVIDAAAGGASVGLQLALNVGAMLLAFIGLIALINGILGGIGGWFGMENLTLELLLGWIFAPLAFIIGVPWEEATIAGSFIGQKTVVNEFVAYLNFVPYVGENAQVVAATGQVMSEKTQAIIAFALCGFANLSSIAILLGGLGGIAPSRRHDIARMGVKAVIAGTLSNLMAATIAGFFLSF; this comes from the coding sequence ATGAGCCTGTTTATGAGCCTAGTCGGAATGGTTGCACTGATCGCAATCGCAGTACTACTATCTGACAACCGCAAAGCTATTAATCTAAGAACAGTGGGTGGCGCTTTCGCTATCCAATTCGCACTTGGTGCATTCGTACTTTACATCCCTTGGGGTCGTGATCTACTTGCAGGTTTCTCTGCTGGTGTAGCAAACGTGATCGACTACGGTAAAGACGGTACTGGTTTCCTATTCGGCAGCCTAGTTAACTTCTCAGTTGACGGTATCGGTTTCATCTTTGCTTTCCAAGTACTACCAACTCTGATTTTCTTCTCTGCACTTATCTCTGTACTTTACTACATTGGTGTTATGCAAATTGTAATCAAAGTTCTTGGTGGTGGTCTTCAGAAAGCTCTAGGTACTTCTCGCGCCGAGTCTATGTCTGCAGCAGCAAACATCTTCGTTGGTCAAACTGAAGCACCTCTAGTTGTTCGTCCATTTGTTCCTAAAATGACTAACTCTGAACTATTCGCAGTAATGTGTGGTGGTTTGGCTTCTGTAGCTGGTGGTGTACTAGCAGGTTACGCATCTATGGGTGTACCTCTAGAGTACCTAGTTGCAGCGTCATTCATGGCAGCACCTGGTGGTCTACTATTCGCTAAAATCATCAAGCCTGAAACAGATACGCCAGACGACAACATCGCTGACGAAATGGACGGTGGCGATGACAAACCAGCTAACGTTATCGACGCAGCAGCAGGTGGCGCATCAGTTGGTCTACAACTAGCACTTAACGTTGGTGCAATGCTACTAGCATTCATCGGTCTAATTGCTCTAATCAACGGTATCCTAGGTGGCATCGGTGGTTGGTTCGGTATGGAAAACCTAACTCTAGAACTTCTTCTAGGTTGGATCTTCGCACCGCTAGCATTCATCATTGGTGTTCCATGGGAAGAAGCAACTATCGCTGGTTCTTTCATTGGTCAGAAGACAGTTGTTAACGAATTCGTTGCATACCTAAACTTCGTACCATACGTTGGTGAAAACGCTCAAGTTGTTGCAGCAACTGGTCAAGTTATGTCTGAGAAGACTCAAGCTATCATCGCATTCGCACTATGTGGTTTCGCAAACCTTTCTTCAATTGCGATTCTTCTAGGTGGTCTAGGTGGTATTGCACCAAGCCGTCGCCATGACATCGCACGTATGGGTGTTAAAGCGGTAATTGCTGGTACTCTATCTAACC
- a CDS encoding TatD family hydrolase has translation MTQQISDFPLFDTHCHADFEAFEQGFTCDQSIDDYLKEAKQAQVEKLLIPSIGKSNWKKLDKITQSHPNIYYALGFHPYFLELANDEQFSELRQLLSSKNSQCVAIGECGLDFFVDVEREKQERFFIQQMELAKEFDLPLIIHERKSYNRLIELLKQHKFTFGGVIHGFSGSEQQALAWIKLGFYIGVGGTITYPRAQKTRTTITKLPLECLVLETDAPDMPMYGNQGNVNHSKHLVTILNELFLLRKEPKQSIAAQIWQNSHRAFGICE, from the coding sequence ATGACACAGCAAATAAGTGACTTTCCGCTGTTTGATACTCATTGCCATGCGGATTTTGAGGCGTTTGAGCAAGGCTTTACATGTGATCAAAGTATTGATGATTACCTAAAAGAAGCGAAACAAGCCCAAGTTGAGAAGCTGCTGATTCCTTCTATTGGTAAAAGTAACTGGAAAAAACTCGACAAAATCACTCAATCGCACCCCAATATTTACTATGCATTAGGCTTCCATCCTTACTTTTTAGAGCTGGCCAATGACGAACAATTTTCGGAACTTCGCCAATTACTCTCTTCAAAAAACAGCCAATGTGTTGCGATAGGTGAGTGCGGGCTCGACTTTTTTGTGGACGTTGAACGAGAGAAACAAGAGCGCTTTTTCATCCAACAAATGGAGCTTGCGAAGGAGTTTGATCTGCCTTTAATCATCCATGAGAGGAAGTCTTATAACCGACTTATTGAGTTGTTAAAGCAACACAAGTTTACCTTTGGAGGGGTGATTCACGGTTTTTCTGGGAGTGAACAGCAAGCTTTGGCGTGGATCAAGCTCGGTTTCTATATTGGCGTCGGTGGAACGATAACTTACCCAAGAGCGCAAAAAACACGCACAACCATCACAAAATTGCCTCTTGAATGCTTGGTATTGGAGACAGATGCTCCGGACATGCCCATGTATGGAAACCAAGGAAATGTTAATCATTCCAAACATTTAGTTACGATCTTAAATGAACTTTTTTTGCTTAGAAAAGAGCCAAAGCAATCGATTGCAGCGCAAATTTGGCAAAATAGCCATCGCGCATTCGGTATATGTGAATAA
- a CDS encoding DUF5363 family protein, whose protein sequence is MLGWIKAWIEKYDKWCEELGLTPENKRSCVAYRREPQGQQTESGEYDTANK, encoded by the coding sequence ATGTTGGGTTGGATAAAAGCTTGGATTGAGAAATACGATAAGTGGTGTGAGGAGCTTGGTTTAACACCTGAGAACAAGCGTAGTTGCGTGGCTTATCGTCGTGAACCTCAAGGACAACAAACAGAGAGTGGGGAATATGACACAGCAAATAAGTGA
- the prfC gene encoding peptide chain release factor 3 has translation MSFQQEVSKRRTFAIISHPDAGKTTITEKVLLFGNAIQKAGTVKGRGSNQHAKSDWMEMEKERGISVTTSVMQFPYNDCLVNLLDTPGHEDFSEDTYRTLTAVDSCLMVIDAAKGVEDRTRKLMEVTRLRDTPIVTFMNKLDRDVRDPMEVLDEVESELGMACAPISWPIGCGKEFKGVYHIHRDETILYESGHGHEIQEVRIIKGLDNPELDEAVGEDLASSVREELELVIGACPEFDHELFLAGELTPVYFGTALGNFGVDHMLDGLTRWAPAPQTRQANERDVEATEEKFSGFVFKIQANMDPKHRDRIAFMRIVSGTYDQGMKMNHVRTGKNVSISDAVTFMAGDRARAEKAYAGDIIGLHNHGTIQIGDTFTQGESLKFAGIPNFAPELFRRIRLRDPLKQKQLLKGLVQLSEEGAVQVFRPLQNNDLIVGAVGVLQFDVVVARLKAEYNVEAIYEGVNVATARWVECDDAKKLEEFKRKSQANLALDGGDNLSYIAPTMVNLNLASERFPEVQFRATREH, from the coding sequence ATGTCTTTCCAACAAGAAGTGAGCAAACGTAGAACGTTTGCAATTATCTCTCACCCGGATGCGGGTAAAACCACGATTACTGAAAAAGTTCTTTTATTCGGAAACGCGATTCAAAAAGCGGGTACCGTAAAAGGCCGTGGCTCTAACCAGCACGCTAAATCTGACTGGATGGAGATGGAAAAAGAACGTGGTATCTCGGTAACTACGTCTGTAATGCAATTCCCATACAACGATTGCCTAGTAAACCTACTCGATACTCCAGGACACGAAGATTTCTCGGAAGATACGTACCGTACGCTAACAGCAGTTGACTCTTGTTTGATGGTTATCGATGCTGCAAAAGGTGTCGAGGATCGTACTCGTAAACTGATGGAAGTAACGCGTCTACGTGATACACCAATCGTAACGTTTATGAACAAACTTGACCGTGATGTTCGTGACCCAATGGAAGTGCTAGACGAAGTGGAAAGCGAGCTAGGTATGGCTTGTGCTCCAATCTCTTGGCCTATCGGTTGTGGTAAAGAGTTTAAAGGCGTTTACCACATTCACCGTGATGAAACGATCTTGTATGAATCTGGCCACGGCCATGAGATCCAAGAAGTTCGCATCATCAAAGGTCTAGATAACCCTGAACTAGACGAAGCTGTTGGCGAAGATCTGGCGAGCAGCGTTCGTGAAGAGCTTGAATTGGTTATCGGCGCATGTCCTGAGTTTGATCACGAGCTGTTCCTTGCTGGCGAGTTGACTCCGGTTTACTTCGGTACTGCATTGGGTAACTTCGGTGTTGACCACATGCTTGATGGCCTAACTCGATGGGCTCCTGCACCTCAAACGCGTCAAGCGAATGAGCGTGATGTTGAAGCTACTGAAGAAAAGTTCTCTGGTTTCGTTTTTAAGATCCAAGCAAACATGGATCCAAAACACCGTGACCGTATTGCATTCATGCGTATCGTATCGGGTACTTACGACCAAGGTATGAAGATGAACCATGTTCGTACTGGTAAGAACGTGAGCATCTCAGATGCGGTAACATTCATGGCGGGTGACCGTGCGCGTGCTGAAAAAGCATACGCTGGTGACATCATTGGTCTGCATAACCACGGCACAATCCAGATTGGCGATACCTTTACTCAAGGCGAAAGCTTGAAGTTCGCGGGTATTCCAAATTTCGCGCCTGAGCTATTCCGTCGTATTCGTCTGCGTGATCCACTGAAGCAGAAGCAACTTCTAAAAGGCTTGGTTCAGCTTTCTGAAGAGGGAGCGGTTCAAGTATTCCGTCCTTTGCAAAATAACGATCTGATCGTTGGTGCAGTTGGTGTACTTCAGTTTGATGTGGTTGTAGCGCGCTTGAAAGCGGAATACAACGTTGAAGCGATTTACGAAGGTGTGAACGTTGCAACAGCACGTTGGGTTGAATGTGATGACGCTAAGAAACTAGAAGAATTCAAACGTAAGAGCCAAGCTAACCTAGCGTTAGATGGTGGTGATAACCTGTCTTACATTGCACCAACTATGGTGAACTTGAACCTAGCTTCTGAACGTTTTCCTGAAGTTCAATTCCGAGCGACGCGCGAGCACTAA
- the rimI gene encoding ribosomal protein S18-alanine N-acetyltransferase: MTNQLLPTSEQHLDAIWQIEQTAHSHPWSENMIRDLNSRGGSHRVLEVGGEVVGYFYAQNIVGEVTLLTIAVDPKQQGKGYGKALVEHFLDMCEQADAESAWLEVRESNVNAFNLYEKVGFNEVDRRRNYYPTKQGNEDAIIMSYLFMSFS; this comes from the coding sequence ATGACTAATCAATTACTACCAACTTCAGAACAACACCTCGACGCTATTTGGCAGATAGAACAGACCGCTCATTCTCATCCTTGGTCTGAAAACATGATCCGTGATCTTAATAGCCGTGGAGGTAGCCACCGTGTTCTAGAGGTGGGTGGAGAAGTTGTAGGCTATTTCTATGCTCAGAACATTGTCGGTGAAGTGACTTTGCTGACGATAGCGGTTGACCCTAAGCAGCAAGGTAAAGGCTACGGCAAAGCTTTGGTTGAGCACTTTCTTGATATGTGTGAACAGGCTGACGCTGAAAGTGCTTGGCTGGAAGTTCGCGAAAGTAATGTGAATGCGTTTAATCTTTACGAGAAGGTTGGCTTTAATGAAGTCGACCGTCGTCGTAACTATTACCCAACCAAGCAAGGCAACGAAGATGCGATCATTATGAGCTATCTTTTCATGTCCTTTAGCTAA
- a CDS encoding DNA polymerase III subunit psi yields MSQTHAQYLQEMGISQWELSHPERLAGYESELTPLSNDCKLLLVSPEKPQEDLAVMFERVLKSIKLDLSQALHLQPQHLSTVDLGSVEWVWFAGCESVQELKAKTLQSPLLSDINGNNQHRRDLWQQICAYD; encoded by the coding sequence ATGTCACAAACACACGCGCAATACCTACAAGAGATGGGGATTAGCCAATGGGAGCTAAGTCACCCAGAGCGTTTAGCAGGTTATGAATCTGAGTTAACTCCGCTCTCTAACGATTGCAAGTTACTGTTGGTTTCGCCTGAAAAACCTCAGGAAGATCTCGCCGTGATGTTTGAGCGAGTACTCAAAAGTATCAAGCTCGACTTGTCTCAGGCTTTACACCTTCAACCACAACACTTGTCTACTGTGGATTTAGGTTCGGTTGAGTGGGTATGGTTTGCGGGTTGTGAGTCCGTCCAAGAACTGAAAGCTAAAACATTACAGTCACCATTACTGTCTGACATTAATGGTAATAACCAACACCGCCGCGACTTATGGCAACAAATTTGTGCTTATGACTAA
- a CDS encoding N-acetyltransferase produces MLIRTEAPADILVIDRLLKSVFETDAEANLVMSLRENSHLTLSLVACSDEGEVVGHLMFSPITLDGDDHNWQGLAPLAVKEEFRNQGIAKSLVEDAFSTLVDFGYPACVVLGDPAYYCRFGFKAASEFGLSCVWDVPEGAFQAIELVDGAFAGHTGEIAYSPEFNDL; encoded by the coding sequence ATGCTTATTCGAACTGAAGCACCGGCAGATATACTTGTCATTGATCGTTTATTGAAATCTGTTTTTGAAACCGATGCAGAAGCTAACTTGGTTATGAGCTTGCGTGAGAATAGCCATTTAACACTATCGCTGGTGGCTTGTTCTGATGAAGGCGAGGTGGTTGGCCACCTGATGTTTAGCCCTATCACTCTTGATGGCGACGATCATAACTGGCAAGGGCTTGCGCCTCTCGCTGTGAAAGAAGAGTTCCGAAACCAAGGCATTGCCAAATCTTTAGTTGAAGATGCGTTTTCCACTTTGGTTGATTTTGGTTACCCAGCTTGCGTTGTACTTGGTGATCCTGCTTATTACTGCCGCTTTGGTTTCAAGGCAGCGAGCGAGTTTGGTCTGAGTTGTGTTTGGGATGTACCTGAAGGTGCTTTCCAAGCGATTGAGTTGGTAGACGGTGCGTTTGCTGGACATACTGGTGAGATTGCTTACAGCCCAGAGTTCAACGACTTATAA
- a CDS encoding SCP2 domain-containing protein → MMHSILLTKLRISHVINKIRTQLVQNAASILRSPVQLLPRTVQKRALLEALKNVFKEALEDGDFEFLEDKWLKVSIKDMGLSWCISYKNEQLVVADKEVAEDVSFSGNLNDLVLIAGRKEDPDTLFFQRRLSIEGDTELGLEVKNLMDSVDLDLLPTPMKTLLNQLADFVQKGVQSPDTQSEVMNAYSN, encoded by the coding sequence ATGATGCATTCCATATTATTGACAAAGTTACGGATAAGTCACGTGATAAACAAGATTCGCACTCAACTAGTTCAAAATGCCGCATCAATTTTGCGATCTCCAGTCCAGTTATTGCCTAGAACAGTACAAAAAAGAGCCTTGTTGGAGGCGCTTAAGAATGTCTTTAAGGAAGCTTTAGAGGACGGTGACTTTGAGTTTTTAGAAGACAAATGGCTGAAAGTCTCAATAAAAGATATGGGGTTAAGTTGGTGTATTAGCTACAAAAATGAGCAACTGGTTGTAGCTGACAAAGAGGTGGCTGAAGATGTAAGCTTTAGCGGCAATCTTAACGATCTTGTGTTGATAGCGGGGCGTAAAGAAGACCCAGATACGCTTTTCTTCCAACGTAGACTGTCTATTGAAGGCGATACCGAGCTCGGTTTAGAAGTCAAAAACTTGATGGATAGCGTAGATTTGGACTTATTGCCGACTCCTATGAAAACTTTGTTAAATCAATTAGCTGATTTTGTGCAGAAGGGAGTACAATCCCCAGATACACAAAGTGAGGTAATGAATGCTTATTCGAACTGA
- a CDS encoding EAL domain-containing protein, translating to MPPQQLQHWFTQLTANSPFFFAVLDAQHNYFMVNERYCDIAGLSQTELAGMNDRQTLGEQFYQHLKPYYERAFSGETIEAEVTLNETDLDTSLHFSLSPLTNGNKTDYIVFHAFDTSENQVLVRSLEESEAKFHKLSQLLPDGLLLVESDYILSSNPAAARLLGFNSTTELIGEELGRLFIDEQTKTVFNNNLSSIISESGLVCLTGARCGFERKVQLNIDSTTVLGSNTQLVLIQDAQETAKQYTPANSEDAYIDALTKLYNRVGFTKRLEQFIHNDTPVVMLYLDIDNFKNINDSLGHHIGDKVIKEVASRLKRLLPRKAVIGHLGGDEFGIILPEPEHQRTPEILAEKIISLINQPFDLHHFSKRLACSIGSVSFPQDGTDARILLQNADTAMYEAKDRGRNRLIKFNEQMNKEARMRLWLEIELQKALQQNGLEVWYQPKVNARDFTINGAEALVRWKHPVEGYISPAAFIPVAERAGLIEQLGRVVMREVFATVKRWKMQGILPGRVAINLSPEQFGNPKLIDYVEKLLRSTELDPSAITFELTESAVMSDSEHTLQMLNAIKRLGFALSIDDFGTGYSSLSYLARFPIDELKIDRAFISDIDTLPKQITVIENIINLGKSLDLTVVAEGVETSEQATLLSNLNCSSIQGFHFYRPQPKQDVEELFAQNRRHKN from the coding sequence ATGCCTCCCCAGCAACTACAACATTGGTTTACCCAGCTAACTGCAAATAGTCCGTTCTTTTTTGCAGTACTTGATGCTCAACATAACTATTTTATGGTAAATGAGCGTTACTGCGATATTGCTGGTTTGAGTCAAACAGAGCTTGCTGGCATGAATGACCGCCAAACATTGGGCGAACAATTCTACCAACATCTTAAGCCTTACTATGAGCGTGCATTCAGTGGCGAAACGATTGAGGCCGAAGTCACACTCAACGAAACTGACCTCGATACCAGCCTTCATTTCAGCCTATCTCCGCTTACCAATGGCAACAAAACCGACTACATCGTCTTTCACGCCTTCGACACTTCAGAAAACCAAGTACTTGTCCGTTCTTTAGAAGAATCCGAAGCCAAATTCCACAAACTATCTCAACTACTTCCAGATGGATTACTGCTCGTTGAAAGTGACTACATCTTGTCATCCAACCCAGCAGCGGCGCGCTTGCTTGGCTTTAACTCAACCACAGAGTTAATTGGTGAAGAGTTGGGACGCCTATTTATCGATGAACAAACCAAAACAGTCTTCAATAATAACCTCAGCTCTATTATTTCTGAGTCTGGTTTGGTTTGCTTAACGGGTGCCCGATGCGGCTTTGAACGTAAGGTTCAGCTCAACATCGACTCCACCACCGTTCTTGGAAGCAACACTCAGCTGGTGCTTATCCAAGACGCACAAGAAACCGCAAAACAATATACACCGGCAAACAGTGAAGATGCTTATATCGATGCACTGACTAAGCTCTACAACCGAGTTGGCTTTACTAAGCGTCTTGAGCAGTTCATTCACAACGATACGCCGGTGGTGATGCTCTACTTAGACATTGATAACTTTAAGAATATCAATGACTCACTGGGTCATCACATCGGTGACAAGGTGATTAAAGAGGTCGCTTCGCGTCTTAAACGCTTGCTGCCTCGTAAGGCCGTGATTGGGCATTTAGGCGGTGATGAGTTTGGTATTATCCTGCCAGAACCTGAACATCAGCGAACACCTGAAATACTCGCTGAAAAGATCATTTCCCTGATCAATCAACCCTTTGATCTTCACCACTTTAGCAAGCGCTTGGCCTGCTCGATTGGTAGCGTGAGCTTTCCTCAAGATGGAACTGATGCTCGTATCTTGCTGCAAAATGCTGACACAGCAATGTATGAAGCCAAAGATCGTGGTCGCAACCGCTTGATCAAGTTCAACGAACAGATGAACAAAGAAGCGCGTATGCGACTGTGGCTTGAGATAGAACTGCAAAAAGCACTGCAACAAAATGGACTCGAGGTTTGGTATCAGCCGAAAGTGAATGCCCGTGATTTCACCATCAACGGCGCAGAAGCTCTGGTTCGTTGGAAGCACCCAGTTGAAGGCTACATCAGCCCTGCTGCATTCATCCCAGTTGCGGAACGTGCAGGTCTTATCGAACAGCTTGGTCGTGTGGTAATGCGTGAAGTATTTGCGACGGTTAAGCGTTGGAAGATGCAAGGTATCCTGCCTGGTCGAGTGGCGATCAACTTGTCTCCAGAGCAGTTTGGTAACCCAAAGCTGATTGATTACGTTGAAAAGCTACTCCGTTCAACAGAACTTGACCCAAGCGCGATTACTTTTGAGCTGACAGAAAGTGCAGTGATGAGTGACAGCGAACACACGCTACAAATGCTAAACGCTATCAAGAGATTAGGATTCGCCTTGTCCATCGATGACTTTGGTACAGGCTATTCATCGCTGTCTTACTTAGCTCGCTTCCCTATTGATGAACTTAAGATTGACCGTGCGTTTATCTCTGATATCGATACGCTACCAAAGCAAATCACTGTGATTGAAAACATCATTAACCTTGGCAAGTCTCTCGATTTAACCGTGGTTGCAGAAGGTGTCGAAACCAGTGAGCAAGCGACTCTGCTATCGAATCTCAACTGTAGCTCCATTCAAGGTTTCCACTTCTATCGTCCTCAACCAAAACAAGACGTCGAAGAGCTGTTCGCACAAAACCGCCGTCATAAGAACTAA
- a CDS encoding U32 family peptidase yields MELLCPAGNLPALKTAIDCGADAVYIGFKDDTNARHFAGLNFAGKKLDRAVQYVHDHNKKIHVALNTFAHPNGFDRWTNAVDNAAALGVDALIIADIAVLEYAANKYPDLELHLSVQASATNAVAIDFYHKNFNVKRVVLPRVLSIHQVKQLSRNITSDVDLEVFAFGSLCIMAEGRCYLSSYMTGESPNTVGACSPAKYVRWQETETGLESRLNEILIDKYEAGENAGYPTLCKGRFEAEIDGERKRYHALEEPTSLNTLSMLPELFAANVASVKIEGRQRSPAYVEQVTRTWRAAIDRYLANPEQYQVEQAWNATLANVSEGTQTTLGAYHRKWQ; encoded by the coding sequence ATGGAACTCTTATGCCCAGCGGGTAACTTACCTGCTTTGAAAACCGCTATTGATTGTGGTGCGGATGCTGTCTATATCGGATTCAAAGACGATACCAATGCCCGACACTTTGCAGGACTGAACTTTGCGGGTAAAAAGCTCGATCGTGCTGTGCAGTATGTGCATGACCACAACAAGAAAATTCATGTTGCCCTAAATACGTTTGCTCACCCAAATGGCTTCGACCGTTGGACTAATGCCGTAGACAATGCCGCTGCACTGGGTGTTGATGCGCTGATCATCGCAGATATCGCGGTGCTTGAGTACGCAGCAAATAAGTATCCAGATCTAGAACTGCACCTATCAGTGCAAGCATCTGCGACCAATGCAGTAGCTATCGACTTCTACCATAAAAACTTCAACGTTAAGCGTGTCGTACTGCCACGTGTATTGTCGATTCATCAGGTCAAACAGCTTTCTCGTAATATCACTTCTGACGTTGACCTTGAAGTATTCGCTTTTGGTAGCTTGTGTATCATGGCAGAAGGTCGTTGTTACCTCTCTTCATACATGACTGGCGAATCACCCAATACCGTTGGTGCTTGCTCTCCGGCGAAATACGTTCGCTGGCAAGAAACAGAAACCGGCTTAGAGTCTCGCTTGAACGAAATCCTTATCGATAAGTATGAAGCAGGTGAAAACGCTGGTTACCCAACGTTGTGTAAAGGTCGCTTTGAAGCGGAGATCGATGGTGAACGTAAGCGCTATCACGCACTTGAAGAGCCAACGAGCCTCAACACACTATCCATGTTGCCTGAGCTTTTCGCAGCAAATGTTGCCTCGGTGAAGATTGAAGGTCGCCAGCGCAGCCCTGCTTATGTTGAACAAGTCACCCGTACGTGGCGCGCAGCTATCGATCGCTACTTAGCGAACCCAGAACAATACCAAGTGGAACAAGCTTGGAATGCGACACTGGCGAATGTATCAGAAGGTACACAAACCACGCTTGGCGCTTATCACCGTAAATGGCAATAG
- a CDS encoding U32 family peptidase, producing MKYALGPLLYFWPKQDVESFYEQAKSSSADIIYLGEAVCSKRREMKAKHWMDIAKELSASGKQVVLSTMALLEAPSEVNIMKKYIDNGDFAIEANDVSAIQLASESKVPFVVGPAVNTYNARTLNLFLKQGMTRWCMPVELSREWLNNVMTQCEELNIRNKFEVEVFSHGYLPLAYSARCFTARAENKAKDDCETCCIKYPTGLQVDSQEGQSVFNLNGIQTQSGYCYNLVNDLPSMHDLVDVVRLSPLGIDTFSEINNFRANEQGQKPIKIESRQCNGYWHQLAGLDVKNI from the coding sequence ATGAAATACGCATTAGGCCCTCTACTTTATTTTTGGCCAAAACAAGACGTTGAAAGCTTCTATGAGCAAGCGAAATCAAGCTCTGCCGACATCATCTACCTAGGTGAAGCGGTGTGTTCAAAGCGTCGTGAGATGAAAGCGAAACACTGGATGGACATTGCTAAAGAGCTGTCTGCTTCAGGTAAGCAAGTTGTCCTCTCGACCATGGCATTGCTCGAAGCGCCAAGCGAAGTCAACATCATGAAAAAGTACATCGATAATGGTGACTTTGCGATCGAAGCCAATGATGTATCTGCAATTCAGCTAGCCAGCGAAAGCAAAGTACCGTTCGTGGTTGGCCCAGCTGTAAATACATACAACGCCCGCACGCTGAACCTGTTCTTGAAACAAGGTATGACGCGTTGGTGTATGCCGGTTGAGCTGTCTCGCGAATGGCTAAACAACGTGATGACCCAGTGTGAAGAACTGAACATCCGTAATAAATTTGAAGTAGAAGTGTTTAGCCATGGCTACCTGCCGCTTGCTTACTCGGCACGCTGCTTTACCGCTCGCGCTGAAAACAAAGCCAAAGACGATTGCGAAACCTGCTGCATCAAATACCCAACAGGCTTACAAGTCGATAGCCAAGAAGGTCAGTCGGTCTTTAACCTTAATGGCATCCAAACCCAATCGGGTTACTGCTACAACCTAGTCAATGACTTGCCGAGCATGCATGACTTGGTCGACGTGGTTCGTTTGAGCCCGTTAGGTATTGATACCTTCTCTGAAATCAATAACTTCAGAGCCAACGAGCAAGGTCAAAAACCGATAAAGATTGAAAGCCGCCAATGTAATGGTTACTGGCATCAGCTTGCAGGTTTAGACGTTAAGAACATCTAG